The Chryseobacterium indologenes genomic sequence AGTCTATATGAAACTAGAACATATTGGTATTGCTGTAAAGTCTTTGGGAATCTCGGACGATCTTTTTACTAAATTGTTGGGAAAAGAATCCTATAAGAAAGAAACAGTAGAAAGGGAAGGGGTGGTGACTTCTTTCTATGAAACAGGAGAAAGCAAAATTGAGCTGTTGGAAGCCAGTAATCCGGAAAGCCCGATCTCAAAATTTATAGAAAAGAAAGGGGAAGGCATCCATCATCTGGCCTTCGGGGTTGAAAATATACTGGAAGAAGTAGAAAGATTAAAAAAGAAGGATTTCAGTTTATTTCCGAAGAACCAAAAGAAGGTGCTGATAATAAATTAGTTGTCTTCCTTCACCCGAAATCCACAAACGGCGTGCTGGTAGAACTTTGCCAAGAAAAGCAATAAAAAATTTTGTAGTGAAAGAAATTTTACTATTTTTGCAAACACAAAATTTAACCAAGTTTTGAGGTCCTATAGCTCAGTTGGTTAGAGCACCTGACTCATAATCAGGTGGTCCCTGGTTCGAGCCCAGGTGGGACCACTTTTTAAATCAAGCACTTACAGATTTGTAGGTGCTTTTGTTTTGTAATGGGTCAAGGTATAGGTCAAGTTTAAAAGTAAACACAAGTAAGCTGAATAATCTTTATTAACTTCGGAAATAATGTCCGTTACTTTCAAAATAATCACACATTATATTTCTTGCTGTAGCTTCCCAATCAATGTAAATATAGTTTGGTAAACTTACAGAAATACTTTCTTCTAATATGTATTGTGCAAATGTTTCATAGTCTGAATGTTCACCTATATAATAATTTATTAAACTTTCATAAATACCTGAAAAATCCGTCTTTCCAACACAATCGACATAAGCCTTAAAAACTTCAAAATCATAGCTAGAATTGTTTATTTGCTCTGCTATTTCATATATTTCATCAGAAAAATAATTTTCTCCGATTAATCCTAACTTTTCAAAGAAAGAACAGTTCTCATAATCCTGAAACATAAATTCGGGATCGTTTTCATCTTTGTGTAGTTCTTTCATAGCTTCTAATAATTCGTCATAATCTGAATAATTGGCTAAATCAAGCCATTTTCCGTAAAGGCTTCCATTGTTGTACTTTGCATACGTTCCTACATAGATACTGCAAGAATCAAGACAATTTAGTAAATTCGTCATGTTGATAAGTTTTAGGAATGTTAAAATTTATTGATGTTGCCTTGTTGTGTTCTCAGCACTTCAAGGCTTTTTTATATATAATTGTGAAAATCTATGTAGAAAAAGAATCAAAAACAGTTCTTTGATATATTAATAAAGTCAATATTCATGCCAACTGACAGAGATTTTACTTAAAAATAAAAGTTGTTAAAATATTTTTAAGCCACAAACAAAAACTGTCAAAAAAATATCAATAAAACATGCTACCTGAAGTGTTTCACCAGTAAAAATGTAAGTGGAAAATAAAAATAGATCCACAAAAACCAAATAAAACAAAACTTACTTTTGAGAAAATGTTTACAGTTTGGGGAGGGGCTAGAAAAAAGACCTCGCCTAAAGGTATACCTTTACATTCAGTGGGGAATATCCCTACACTCAAAATATTTTATTGGTGTTAAATTGAGGTAAATTCTACTATAAAGGATTGCTTTATTTTTTTTAATGAATTGTAGGATATATTTTGTTGCCTTTCCTTTGACCCTTGTATTTTTAAATAGCAAAATTTATCTTTTCTAACTACATTCTTTTGAAGAAAAATTGTATTTTGAAATTTAATTATTTTAAATATAAACTACATGACACATCTAGATGGTATTATCAAATTCTATTTGCGAAATGAAACTAATAATTCATTGTTAATAACGGGAGATTGGGGAGTTGGTAAAACGTATTATTACAAAAATATTTTAGAAAAAGAAATTGAGACTTTTCCCACTTATTTTGATAATAAAAAAAAATATAAATCTATAGTTGTATCATTGTTTGGCATTTCATCAATTGACGAAATACAATCACAAATACTTCTCTCGTTATATCCTATTTTAGGAAATAAAAAAGTCAAGATAAGTGCTGCAATTGCTAAAATATTCATTAAAGGAATATTGAAATTTAAAAATATAGATCAATATTATGACATTGTTTCAGAGGTAGGTATTGATAAAAAAGACCTTATTAATTTTAATGGTTTAGTTATTTGTTTTGACGACTTGGAAAGAATGGATCCAGACTTCAATATTGAAATTTTAATTGGATTTATAAATTCTCTAACGGAGGGCAACAATGCTAAAATTATAATTATTGCTAATAGCAGTAAATTAGAAAAAGCAACGTTTAATAAATTGAAAGAAAAAGTTATTGGAAATACAATTCAATTTAATCCTGATATCCAGAGTGTTTATAATAACATTATTGAAATAAAATTCAGTGGCGACAAACTATATAGAGATTTTTTGAAGATAGAAAAACAATTCTTTTTGGAGGTATTTGAAGCAAATTCTAATAATCTCAGAACCCTCAATTTTATCCTACTTTATTTCAAACAAATTTTTTATATAATAGAATTACTTTCTAGTCAACATAAATTTTTGGGACAGCATAAAAATAGTATATTAAAAAAGGCTCTCAGATTTATCATTAGTATTTCGATTGAGAATAGAAATGGTGATTTATCCAATGATAATAAACAAGATGTTAGTGATTCAAAAAATAGTTTAACTGCAATTGCTATAAGGAAATTACGTCTAAAAAGATCTATACAAAATAGTAATAACAAAGCGCAAGAAGATAAACAAACATATACAGAAATTTTTCTTGAAAAATATTATAAAGACACAGAATATCATTTTTTTGAATCTATTTACAATTTTATTATTGGAGAGAAAATTTTTGAAGGAGATGATTTCTTGGAGGATTTAAAAACAATATATAATATTGAAGATGAAAAAATCCCCGAACATTATTTAATTTTCAATAAGTTAAGCCCCTCTAATATTTTTGATTTAAGCGATAAAGAATACAGACTGTTGACGAAGCAATTACTAACCTATACAGATCAGGGAATGTATAAACTTGGCGATTATTCAACTATCTTTTATTATTTAGTGAGATTCAATAATCCCCTAAAATTTAAATCTTTAGAAAACTTAGAAAAGAGAATTATAAGAGGTATGCAGAAAGGTACTGATCATTATATATTTCATGTTAATCTTGACATGTATCTCAAAGTAGACAAAAATTCAGAATTCTTTAAGAACTTTGAATCAATTAAAAATGCTTGCCTTGAAATAAATGAAAAATTGAGATTAAAAAATATTCTTCTTGAAACTGAGATTCTTGAAAATCTATATCATACTAATTTTGAACTTTTCGACAATAAACTTACTAATAAAGATAGTGCTTGGTCATCATCTTCTATCCTTAACCATTTTAATGTTCAAAAGTTTTATAGTTTCTTTATTAATGCCAGTAATTTGACAAAATGGGAAATTATTAAACTCATTCAATACAGACATTCAGCAAATTCCTTTGGAAATTTTGTTGAAGAAATTTTATTTTTAAACCAATTACAAATAAAGATTGAAAAAAAAATAAAAAATATTTCTAAAAATGGGTTAGATTATTTCGTTTATACTGAATTTAATAATTTACTTTTAAGCTTAACGTAATAAATTGACTTTATATTTCTATAATTAATCTTATAAATAAATGGCAAGAAAAAAGCAACGAGTGCTACAGCATATAATGGAAGACGAATCCTATCAAATTATTAAAGCTCTTATTCCAAAGGAGAATGTTATTAGAGAATTTAACAGACCTGATTATGGAATTGATTTAGTAATTGAGCTTTTTGATAAAATAGAAGAAAATGCATATGAGACACTTGGTGAATTTATTTTTGTACAGGTAAAATCAATAAAAAGAGCAGAAATTAAACGAGAAAAAATTTTTCCTGTTGGTAACGTGGCAAAAGGAAAATGGAATGAAGATAAATCAGAATATATTGAGCTTGATGTCATAAAATATAGTATGGATACCAATTCTATCTATACAATTCAAACTTTAGGAGGGAGCGTATCTGTATTACTATTTTTAGTTGATATTTTTAATCAGGATACTTACTTTGTATGCCTTAATGATTATATTGATAAAATTATTCTTCCTCGAAATCCCAATTATGGTGAACAAGAATATTACACAATAAAAATACCCATATTAAATAATTTGAAGGATAAACTTGTTAGCAATAATGCATTTAAGTTTTATGGTAAACGAGCAAAACTCCTTTCAGCATTTTCTAAATTTTCTTACCAAAAAAATGAGATTTCTCATTTATTAAAAATTAAAGATTTTCCAGTAATAACAATGAGAGATGAATTAGAAAAAAATAAAGAAATTTCAGATATTGAACTTTACCAACAAGCTCTATTTTTTATAGATCAGATTGATAAATTAGATATTTGGAATCATAATGAATGGGAAATCTTACCTATAATGAAAAATAATTTGGATGAATTAAGGATGTTTTTGGAAAAGGATATATTCGATGCGAAAGAGGCTAGAGAAAAAATACTTGTTATGTGGCATCAATTATCGAATTTAGGAAGAATATATGAAGATTTATCTAGAGAATGGTATTTACCCAAATTTATAAGTTTATTATCATCATATCCCGAAGAACCTAATATTAAAAAAAGCAAAAAATAAAATAGCTCAATCAACTTAACAACCGTCATAATAAAAGAGTGATGATAAATTACCTATCAGTAGTTTATTATCACTCTTTAGATTTAGTTTATATTTTTTTATAACCCTCAACAAACTCTGTATAATTTTTAGAAGTATGAATTAAATGAAAATACCTTTGAACAAATCTATTCTTGTCCTTTATATAGTCACTATAACTAATTATTTCGTCCACCAATCCTGTGAGAGCCAATATAAATAATATGGGAAAAGCTGGAATAAGTAGAATACACCACCAGTACTTTTTTAAAATTGCTGTAGAAGGATTTTCGGGAATTGGTGGAAGGGTTCTTTTTAATTGCACATATTCATTCTCCGAAACTGGACTGTGGGGTTTTGTAAAATAATACCTGTATTGTTTTACTTTATGAATTGCCATAATTATATTATTATTTTACTTAGAAACTGTATCAAAAGGATTCTCTCCTGCACCCATAAAAACTGTCCCCATTCTTTTATACTTCATTGGCTTTCCTGCAACACAAACTGAATACATTCCATTTCCCTTTTGTTCTGATATTCTTAAAAAGATTACATCCTTCTCGTTACAATCATTTTCTACAGCAATATGTTTTCTTAAATCTTCAATGGTAGCGTCAGCACGTTTTAACCATAATTGGATTTTTTTATCTGGTTGAGGTTCTTGATAATTTTTAGGAAGATCACACTTATTGTCTTTTTCTGTCTGTTGGGCAAATGCCATTGCTGAAACTATTATCAATAATGCTGATAAAAACTTTTTCATATAATTTAATTTTTGAATTTATGATTAGCTTCTCGGTAAACAGCTTTTCTGAAAAATAGAAAAGCAAGTGGTTCTCACTTGCTCTAGTTCTGAAGGCTCGGCAAAGCCTATGTTACATAGAAACAGGATAAGCCACTTGCCATATGACAAGTGTGCTGAACTGTTTGCATTTTGTAACATTTTAGAATTTTGCCGATTCACAGAACAAAAGCAAAAGTTTTTACACTTTTATTTTCCGATAAAATTTGAATTACAAATATATAAATTTTGATTTAATCTTTAGAAGTCATCAATATTTATGGTATTTTCTTCACCAAACCAAGCTATTGCAGTGTTTATAACAGATGGTTGCGGATTATGATAGAAAACAGCTAGTTTTTCTTTAGAACGAGTACAGCATACATAAAATATTTTTTCCGTTCTTTCTTTTATTTTAGGATAACTTGACAATTTTGATTTTGTTTTTGATTTTCCTTCAACTAAAGATTTATACACTGTACCATCATCAAAAACATATTCAAAATTATAATTATTCCAACCTCCTCTATCTAATATAACAAGGACTTTTTCAAATTCTCTTCCTTTTGTTTTATGTTGGGTTGAGAACGGAGTAAACCCTTCTAAATAATTATATAAATTAATAAATTCAGAATATTTAACCTTAGAAATTCTATTATAAACATATCGCTTATTTTGTATAAACTCATAGAGTTTATCGTCAGCATAAACCAATTTATATTCATCTGCTTTTTCAATTACATCACCAATCGTTTTTTCATCAGTTTTTGAAAGAGCTTCTATATGATCTTGTAATATTTTCTTGTCTTCAATTGAATTAATCTTATAATCTGTAATTTTCAAAAATTCATTATATCTCTTTTCATTGTATAGCCTTATACAATTTTGGATTTTAAATAAATGTTTTAATAAGTTATCTCTTTTTGTTCCTTTCTTGATTAAGTCTTTTTCATTTTGTTTTTTATCGTCCGTAAGAATATCACTATTTAAGTAAATTTTTCTAAACAAATTAAACTTATATGATTTAGCTTCGTTAAATAGATCAATATTTGCATTAATGAAGTCAGACATTTTACCACCATTAGGAACTTGTCCAGATTTTTTTATTGCATCTCCAAAAGTATCATTTTCATCAATTTGAATTTGTAAATTATTTTTTAAGAAAACATCAACAAGATATTTATATTCTAATATTTGGTCATTGTTATAAATATCCATTAAGGATCCAAATTGAGATTCTTTTGCTATAAGATTATGAGTAAGATTTAACTCTTTACACTTTAAATTTCCGTCTTTATCCCTCTCATTAAAATCCCATTCTAAATATTTTCTAACTTTATCCAAATTATTTTCCGCAGAATATAAAAATCTAATTTCTCCTTCCTTAATTGTACCATCTTCATTCATATTCGGGGGAATAGGGTTTGTTTTTTCCAATTGCGGTAATTGCTCTAGACCATCACTTCTTACTTTATTAGCTAAATTAATAACATTAAGTGGACTTCTTCTGTTTTCTAGTTTCTTAACTTCTTGAACCAAACCACCCGCATTTTCTTTATACTTATTTAAATCTCCGATACCATCTTCATAAATAGATTGCATTGCATCTCCGAAAAAAACCTATTATATTCTTTTTTGAACCCTTTCTGAAATGATCTAGAAAAATCCTTATCACTAATTCGCTAGTATCCTGATATTCATCAATCAATATAAAATTAAATTTGTCTTTGATTATATCACATAATTTTTCATAGTTTTCAAATAAATATTCAGCAATTACTAATAATTCATTATGTGAAATTATTCCTTTAGATAAATTTAGATTTTCCATATATCTAATACCTTCGGAAAACATTTCTACACTAGGGCTCTCTATATTTATTTTTTTCTGCAAGGGATTATTAGCTAGGGTAACTATTGCATGTTTTAATTCGTTTTGAAAATTTTTTATACAATCCCATAAGAAATCATGAATGGTTAAAACCTGTAAATTTTTATGATCTATACGCTCTTCAATTTCTTTAACAGCAGAATTTGTATATGTAATACAGGCAATCTTATGATTTGGAAACTTATCAATTATTCCAATTATACACTGTACTAATGTATATGTTTTTCCACTTCC encodes the following:
- a CDS encoding DUF4365 domain-containing protein; its protein translation is MARKKQRVLQHIMEDESYQIIKALIPKENVIREFNRPDYGIDLVIELFDKIEENAYETLGEFIFVQVKSIKRAEIKREKIFPVGNVAKGKWNEDKSEYIELDVIKYSMDTNSIYTIQTLGGSVSVLLFLVDIFNQDTYFVCLNDYIDKIILPRNPNYGEQEYYTIKIPILNNLKDKLVSNNAFKFYGKRAKLLSAFSKFSYQKNEISHLLKIKDFPVITMRDELEKNKEISDIELYQQALFFIDQIDKLDIWNHNEWEILPIMKNNLDELRMFLEKDIFDAKEAREKILVMWHQLSNLGRIYEDLSREWYLPKFISLLSSYPEEPNIKKSKK
- a CDS encoding antirestriction protein ArdA; amino-acid sequence: MTNLLNCLDSCSIYVGTYAKYNNGSLYGKWLDLANYSDYDELLEAMKELHKDENDPEFMFQDYENCSFFEKLGLIGENYFSDEIYEIAEQINNSSYDFEVFKAYVDCVGKTDFSGIYESLINYYIGEHSDYETFAQYILEESISVSLPNYIYIDWEATARNIMCDYFESNGHYFRS